In the Burkholderia cenocepacia genome, one interval contains:
- the tdh gene encoding L-threonine 3-dehydrogenase, giving the protein MKALAKLERGPGLTLTRVKRPEVGHNDVLIKIRRTAICGTDIHIWKWDDWAQKTIPVPMHVGHEYVGEIVEMGQEVRGFAIGDRVSGEGHITCGFCRNCRAGRRHLCRNTVGVGVNREGAFAEYLAIPAFNAFKIPPEISDDLASIFDPFGNATHTALSFNLVGEDVLITGAGPIGIMAVAIAKHVGARNVVITDINDYRLELARKMGATRAVNVARESLRDVMADLHMTEGFDVGLEMSGVPSAFTSLLEAMNHGGKVALLGIPPAQTAIDWNQVIFKGLEIKGIYGREMFETWYKMVAMLQSGLDLSPIITHRFAADDYEQGFAAMLSGESGKVILDWTA; this is encoded by the coding sequence ATGAAAGCACTGGCAAAGCTCGAACGCGGCCCCGGCCTCACGCTTACGCGCGTGAAGCGTCCCGAAGTCGGCCACAACGACGTGCTGATCAAGATCCGCCGCACGGCGATCTGCGGCACCGACATCCATATCTGGAAGTGGGACGACTGGGCGCAGAAGACGATTCCGGTGCCGATGCACGTCGGCCATGAATACGTCGGCGAGATCGTCGAGATGGGGCAGGAAGTGCGCGGCTTCGCGATCGGCGATCGTGTGTCCGGCGAAGGTCACATCACGTGCGGTTTCTGCCGAAACTGTCGCGCCGGGCGCCGGCATCTGTGCCGCAACACGGTGGGCGTCGGCGTGAACCGCGAAGGCGCATTCGCCGAATACCTGGCGATTCCGGCGTTCAACGCGTTCAAGATCCCGCCGGAGATCTCCGACGATCTCGCGTCGATCTTCGATCCGTTCGGCAACGCGACGCATACGGCGCTGTCGTTCAACCTCGTCGGCGAAGACGTGCTGATCACCGGCGCGGGCCCGATCGGCATCATGGCCGTCGCGATCGCGAAGCACGTCGGCGCGCGCAACGTCGTCATCACCGACATCAACGACTATCGGCTGGAACTCGCACGCAAGATGGGCGCGACGCGCGCGGTCAACGTCGCGCGCGAGTCGCTGCGCGACGTGATGGCCGACCTGCACATGACCGAAGGCTTCGACGTCGGGCTCGAGATGTCGGGCGTGCCGAGCGCGTTCACGAGCCTGCTCGAGGCGATGAACCACGGCGGCAAGGTCGCGCTGCTCGGCATCCCGCCCGCGCAGACGGCGATCGACTGGAACCAGGTGATCTTCAAGGGGCTCGAGATCAAGGGCATCTACGGCCGCGAGATGTTCGAGACCTGGTACAAGATGGTCGCGATGCTGCAGAGCGGCCTCGACCTGTCGCCGATCATCACGCATCGCTTCGCGGCCGATGATTACGAGCAAGGCTTCGCCGCGATGCTGTCCGGCGAAAGCGGCAAGGTGATTCTCGACTGGACGGCCTGA
- a CDS encoding TetR/AcrR family transcriptional regulator, which translates to MNTLLDSSGEPGVRDRLLDAAEALIYSGGIHATGVDAIVKRSGAARKSFYSHFESKEALVVAALERRDERWMRWFVDGTLARGKAPRAQLLGMFDVLRDWFGQPDFHGCAFLNASGEIPDADDPVRVVARMHKARLLAFVRERLDAYADETGIERRGLARLARQWLVLIDGAIGVALVSGDANAARDARATAELLLDTASR; encoded by the coding sequence ATGAACACACTTCTCGACTCCTCCGGCGAACCGGGCGTTCGCGACCGGCTGCTCGACGCGGCCGAAGCGCTGATCTACTCGGGCGGCATCCATGCGACCGGTGTCGACGCGATCGTCAAGCGATCCGGCGCGGCGCGAAAGAGCTTTTATTCGCATTTCGAATCGAAAGAAGCACTGGTGGTCGCCGCGCTCGAACGGCGCGACGAGCGCTGGATGCGCTGGTTCGTCGACGGCACGCTGGCGCGCGGCAAGGCGCCGCGCGCGCAACTGCTCGGCATGTTCGACGTGCTGCGCGACTGGTTCGGGCAGCCCGACTTTCACGGTTGCGCATTCCTGAACGCGTCGGGCGAGATACCCGACGCCGACGATCCCGTGCGCGTCGTCGCCCGCATGCACAAGGCGCGCCTGCTGGCATTCGTGCGCGAGCGCCTCGACGCCTATGCCGACGAAACCGGCATCGAGCGCCGCGGGCTTGCGCGCCTCGCGCGTCAGTGGCTCGTATTGATCGACGGCGCGATCGGCGTGGCGCTCGTCAGTGGCGATGCAAACGCCGCGCGCGATGCGCGCGCGACGGCTGAACTGCTGCTCGATACCGCCTCGCGGTAG
- a CDS encoding DUF1348 family protein: MSASPEVRPPVPPFTLDTARQKVRAAEDAWNTRDPQRVSLAYTPQSHWRNRAEFVTGRDEIVGLLQRKWARELDYRLIKELWAFGGNRIAVRFAYEWHDDAGNWFRSYGNENWEFDENGLMAHRHASINDLPIREADRLYHWPLGRRPDDHPGLSDLGL, from the coding sequence ATGTCCGCTTCCCCTGAAGTTCGTCCGCCCGTTCCGCCCTTCACGCTCGACACGGCGCGCCAGAAAGTGCGCGCCGCCGAGGACGCGTGGAACACGCGCGACCCGCAACGCGTGTCGCTCGCCTATACGCCGCAAAGCCACTGGCGCAATCGCGCGGAATTCGTGACGGGCCGCGACGAGATCGTCGGGCTGCTGCAGCGGAAGTGGGCGCGCGAACTCGACTACCGGCTGATCAAGGAGCTGTGGGCGTTCGGCGGCAATCGCATCGCGGTGCGCTTTGCGTACGAATGGCACGACGATGCGGGCAACTGGTTCCGTTCGTACGGCAACGAGAACTGGGAGTTCGACGAAAACGGCCTGATGGCGCATCGCCACGCGAGCATCAATGATCTGCCGATTCGCGAGGCGGACCGTCTTTATCACTGGCCGCTCGGCCGTCGTCCGGACGATCATCCGGGGCTGTCCGATCTCGGGCTGTGA
- a CDS encoding tartrate dehydrogenase produces the protein MTDRTYRIAVIPGDGIGREVMPEGLRALAAVTARFGVRFDFVEIDWASCDYYAQHGTMMPDDWKAQLSGMDAILFGAVGWPATVPDHISLWGSLLKFRREFDQYINLRPARLFDGVPSPLAGRRPGDIDFMIVRENTEGEYSSVGGTMFEGTEREVVMQQSIFTRHGTERVLKFAFELAQRRAKRVTVATKSNGIAISMPWWDARAAEMAERYPEIAVDKQHIDILCARFVLQPDRFDVVVASNLFGDILSDLGPACTGTIGIAPSANLNPDRTFPSLFEPVHGSAPDIAGQYIANPVAMIWSAAMMLDFLGNGTGREREAHDAIVAAIEDVLRTGPRTRDLGGNAGTQEVGEAIAARIAG, from the coding sequence ATGACCGACAGGACTTACAGGATTGCCGTGATCCCCGGCGACGGCATCGGCCGCGAAGTGATGCCCGAGGGCCTGCGCGCGCTCGCCGCCGTGACCGCGCGCTTCGGCGTGCGCTTCGACTTCGTCGAGATCGACTGGGCGAGCTGCGACTACTACGCGCAGCACGGCACGATGATGCCGGACGACTGGAAGGCGCAGCTGTCGGGCATGGACGCGATCCTGTTCGGCGCGGTCGGCTGGCCGGCGACGGTGCCCGATCACATTTCGCTGTGGGGCTCGCTGCTGAAATTCCGCCGCGAATTCGACCAGTACATCAACCTGCGGCCCGCGCGCCTGTTCGACGGCGTGCCGTCGCCGCTCGCCGGCCGCCGCCCGGGCGACATCGATTTCATGATCGTGCGCGAGAACACCGAGGGCGAATATTCGTCGGTCGGCGGCACGATGTTCGAAGGCACCGAGCGCGAAGTCGTGATGCAGCAGTCGATCTTCACGCGGCACGGCACCGAGCGTGTGCTGAAATTCGCGTTCGAGCTCGCGCAGCGGCGCGCGAAGCGCGTCACCGTCGCGACCAAGAGCAACGGCATCGCGATCAGCATGCCGTGGTGGGATGCGCGCGCGGCCGAGATGGCCGAACGCTATCCGGAGATCGCGGTCGACAAGCAGCACATCGACATCCTGTGCGCGCGCTTCGTGCTGCAGCCGGACCGCTTCGACGTCGTCGTCGCGTCCAACCTGTTCGGCGACATCCTGTCGGATCTCGGGCCGGCCTGTACGGGCACGATCGGCATCGCGCCGTCGGCGAACCTGAACCCCGACCGCACGTTCCCGTCGCTGTTCGAACCCGTGCACGGTTCTGCGCCCGACATCGCGGGGCAATACATCGCGAATCCGGTCGCGATGATCTGGTCGGCGGCGATGATGCTCGACTTCCTCGGCAACGGCACGGGCCGCGAACGCGAAGCGCACGATGCGATCGTCGCCGCGATCGAGGACGTGCTGCGCACGGGGCCGCGTACCCGCGATCTCGGTGGCAATGCGGGCACGCAGGAAGTGGGCGAGGCGATCGCCGCGCGGATCGCGGGGTGA